A region of Lepeophtheirus salmonis chromosome 13, UVic_Lsal_1.4, whole genome shotgun sequence DNA encodes the following proteins:
- the LOC121128670 gene encoding FMRFamide receptor, translating into MNNSSQNIANSTYICSGTTEEEFQMFTRCNWWIDGLGQLLLCSIGLTGNTIAIPLLCSRKLNSVFYRLLVCLALFDNAYLICSLLESLRSHMTLPWDMNNHTLMYIYILYPIHNIVLCCSIYITAAIAFERCYAVCRPVEYRNRILTDRHSSWIRVLITYFLPVIGFCIIFNIPKFYELDASEYKDSLNQTRIGIKPTPLRLNDNYIVYYHHYTRLIVTGIVPFCSLAVCNFKIYRAVMQRKKNQNGGRSSDNDTDNRQAILLILIVLMFLVCNTPRIFLTLKETFSAKQWKEDYLHGCKGLPLWLLFMGSISHLLLTFNSSLNFFLYCVMSSSFRNVIKSCFVCRRRIKSVCSSETRVLQMCVSKTRGNYLHTEMNQDGVLMTSL; encoded by the exons ATGAATAACTCATCTCAAAATATCGCCAATTCTACCTACATTTGTAGCGGAACCACAGAAGAAGAGTTTCAAATGTTTACCAGATGTAATTGGTGGATAGATGGTCTTGGGCAATTACTTCTTTGCTCAATAGGACTTACTGGAAACACTATTGCGATCCCTTTACTCTGCTCACGC aaattaaactcTGTGTTCTATCGACTCCTTGTTTGTTTGGCTCTGTTTGATAATGCATATCTCATATGCTCTCTTCTTGAGTCTCTTCGATCCCACATGACACTCCCTTGGGACATGAATAATCATACGctcatgtatatatacattctgTATCCAATTCATAATATCGTACTATGTTGCTCCATTTACATCACAGCTGCAATTGCATTTGAAAG ATGCTACGCAGTATGCAGACCAGTTGAATATCGGAATCGAATACTGACCGATAGACACTCATCATGGATCCGTGTTctgattacttattttttaccGGTGATTggattttgtattatattcaatattccaAAGTTTTATGAATTGGATGCAAGTGAATACAAGGACTCCTTAAATCAAACCAGA ATTGGTATAAAACCTACACCACTACGGCTCAATGACAATTACATTGTGTATTATCATCACTACACGCGGCTCATTGTAACTGGAATAGTACCGTTTTGCTCTCTTGCAGTGTGTAACTTTAAGATCTATAGAGCTGTTATGCAACGGAAGAAAa ATCAAAATGGTGGTCGTTCTTCGGATAACGACACAGATAATCGTCAAGCCATCCTCCTTATCCTAATAGTCCTCATGTTCCTCGTTTGCAATACACCACGCATATTCCTCACTCTCAAAGAAACGTTCAGTGCGAAGCAGTGGAAGGAAGACTATCTCCATGGATGCAAGGGTCTTCCTCTTTGGCTTCTCTTCATGGGCTCCATCTCACACCTTCTTCTTACATTCAATTCATCGCTCAACTTCTTTCTCTATTGTGTGATGTCCAGCTCTTTTCGAAATGTCATCAAATCTTGCTTCGTGTGTCGTCGACGGATCAAGAGTGTTTGTAGTTCGGAAACACGGGTTCTACAAATGTGTGTATCAAAAACCAGAGGCAATTATCTGCATACGGAGATGAATCAGGATGGTGTTCTTATGACttctttgtaa